Proteins from a single region of Primulina tabacum isolate GXHZ01 chromosome 5, ASM2559414v2, whole genome shotgun sequence:
- the LOC142546982 gene encoding glycosyltransferase BC10-like gives MAKNREKDETEKGFSSSVMAGVDSSISLLKLISTLIVFVVGVVIGLVSSSHINRYFTIQDDRFTFSHRYIDSMQFSVETPQIEAQCEREDCHIIDSFVRPKNLNHGMTDGELFWRASMVPEKEEFPFQKVPRVAFMFLTRGPLPMLPLWERFFKGQDVEKYSIYLHAHPRFDINVTEDSVFYNRQIPSQRVEWGSVSLVDAEKRLLANALLDFSNEQFVLQSESCIPVYNFPIIYSYLIESTHSFVESYGDPSRYGRGRYSRSMRPDIKLADWRKGSQWFELHRTLAIKVVSDTKYYRIFEKYCTPSCYPDEHYIPTFLHMFHGSLNANRTITYVDWSQIAPHPASFSAVNITESFIHSIRNNGTFCSYNLEKTNICYLFARKFDASALERLLNVTSKIMGF, from the exons ATGGCAAAGAACAGGGAGAAAGATGAAACGGAGAAAGGATTTAGTTCATCGGTGATGGCTGGGGTGGACTCATCAATCAGTTTGTTGAAGCTGATTTCAACTTTGATAGTTTTTGTAGTGGGAGTAGTTATAGGTCTAGTTTCTAGTTCTCACATTAATCGTTATTTTACCATCCAAGATGATCGGTTTACTTTTAGCCATAGATACATAGATTCCATGCAGTTTAGTGTTGAGACTCCTCAGATAGAGGCTCAATGCGAAAGGGAAGATTGCCATATTATAGATAGTTTCGTCAGACCGAAAAATTTGAACCATGGGATGACGGATGGAGAGTTGTTTTGGAGGGCATCGATGGTGCCCGAAAAGGAAGAGTTTCCTTTCCAGAAAGTGCCGAGGGTGGCATTCATGTTCTTGACAAGAGGTCCATTACCGATGTTACCGCTGTGGGAGAGGTTCTTTAAGGGCCAAGATGTGGAAAAGTATTCCATATATTTGCACGCTCATCCAAGGTTTGATATAAATGTGACCGAGGACTCTGTTTTCTACAATCGACAGATCCCTAGT CAGCGTGTCGAATGGGGATCAGTATCCCTAGTTGATGCAGAGAAACGACTTTTGGCAAATGCCCTTCTCGACTTCTCAAACGAGCAATTCGTTCTGCAATCAGAGAGTTGTATCCCAGTTTACAACTTCCCAATTATCTACAGTTATCTAATCGAATCAACCCATAGTTTTGTTGAGTCATACGGTGATCCTTCTCGTTATGGTCGTGGCAGGTACAGCCGTAGCATGAGACCTGACATTAAGCTTGCCGACTGGAGAAAAGGGTCTCAATGGTTCGAACTTCATCGTACTCTAGCAATCAAGGTAGTTTCTGACACCAAATATTACAGAATCTTCGAGAAGTATTGTACGCCTTCTTGCTATCCCGACGAGCATTACATTCCGACCTTTTTGCACATGTTCCATGGTTCCCTTAATGCGAATCGAACCATTACCTATGTTGATTGGTCGCAGATCGCCCCGCATCCTGCATCCTTCTCCGCTGTTAACATAACAGAAAGTTTCATACATTCGATTAGGAATAACGGCACATTTTGTTCATACAACTTAGAGAAGACAAATATTTGTTACCTCTTTGCAAGAAAATTTGATGCCAGTGCTTTGGAACGTTTATTGAATGTCACATCAAAGATTATGGGATTTTAG
- the LOC142546981 gene encoding uncharacterized protein LOC142546981 → MAAAVAALSPFLGRLARQHAYRENHRLKDTSRTQLRGLVSKHCFGDKERLRRPPIGAISWRLQFDRVGVRGISSEDWDACSLDASCPEKFNPFLTHGFLSALEETGCAVKETGWVPQHIIARNDRNNILGVIPLYLKRFLPNI, encoded by the exons ATGGCGGCTGCCGTGGCAGCTCTTTCTCCATTCCTAGGACGCCTCGCCCGACAACACGCT TACAGAGAAAATCATCGTCTAAAAGACACATCCAGAACTCAGTTACGGGGTTTAGTATCAAAGcattgttttggggacaaagaaAGGCTTCGGAGACCGCCAATTGGAGCTATCTCTTGGAGACTTCAATTTGACAGAGTTGGAGTCAGAG GAATTTCGTCGGAAGATTGGGATGCTTGCAGTCTTGATGCATCATGTCCCGAGAAATTTAACCCTTTTCTTACACATGGTTTTCTGTCAGCCCTGGAAGAGACCGGCTGTGCAGTTAAG GAAACAGGATGGGTTCCACAACATATCATTGCTAGGAATGACCGAAATAACATTTTGGGAGTGATTCCTCTCTATCTGAAAAG ATTTCTGCCCAATATTTGA